Proteins encoded within one genomic window of Columba livia isolate bColLiv1 breed racing homer chromosome 1, bColLiv1.pat.W.v2, whole genome shotgun sequence:
- the LOC102084960 gene encoding guanylyl cyclase-activating protein 1, with amino-acid sequence MGNNSSSTVDDLQAVEIHHWYKKFMTECPSGQLTEHEFKQFFGLRGLDPEANEYIEQMFRTFDMNKDGYIDFMEYVAALSLVLRGKMEQKLRWYFKLYDVDGNGCIDRHELLNIIKAIRAINGGDHETSAEEFTNRVFNKIDVNGDGELSLDEFVEGARKDEEFMEVMMKSLDLSHIVAMINNRRHSV; translated from the exons ATGGGGAACAACAGCAGCTCCACGGTGGACGACCTGCAGGCTGTTGAGATCCACCACTGGTACAAGAAGTTCATGACAGAGTGTCCTTCTGGACAGCTGACGGAGCACGAATTCAAACAGTTCTTCGGGCTGCGAGGGCTGGACCCGGAGGCCAATGAGTACATTGAGCAGATGTTCCGCACGTTCGATATGAACAAG GACGGATACATCGACTTCATGGAATACGTGGCCGCCCTCAGCCTCGTTCTCCGGGGGAAGATGGAGCAGAAGTTGCGGTGGTATTTCAAGCTCTATGATGTAGATGGCAACGGCTGCATTGATCGACATGAATTGCTCAACATCATCAAG GCTATTCGAGCTATTAATGGTGGCGACCATGAAACCAGTGCAGAAGAGTTCACCAACAGAGTCTTCAACAAGATTGATGTGAATGGGGATG GTGAGCTTTCTCTGGACGAGTTTGTGGAGGGCGCAAGGAAAGACGAGGAGTTCATGGAGGTTATGATGAAAAGCTTGGACCTGTCGCACATCGTGGCCATGATCAACAACCGCCGCCATAGTGTATAA